In Mycobacterium stomatepiae, the following are encoded in one genomic region:
- a CDS encoding TIGR04282 family arsenosugar biosynthesis glycosyltransferase → MTELPVTLLVVAKAPEPGRAKTRLAATVGDRVAAEIAAAALLDTLDAVAAAAVAARVVALTGDLDAAVDAVQIRQRLESFTVIEQRGGDFADRLANAHADAGSGGGDLPVLQIGMDTPQVTAELLTDCARRLLRTPAVLGPADDGGWWVLGVQSPAMAECLRTVPMSQPDTGELTRKALRDNGITVTSVDRLSDFDVVDDIAAVRAVCAPVSRFARVTRAAGL, encoded by the coding sequence ATGACCGAACTGCCGGTGACGCTGCTGGTGGTCGCCAAGGCGCCGGAGCCCGGGCGGGCCAAAACCCGGCTCGCGGCGACGGTCGGCGACCGGGTCGCGGCCGAGATCGCCGCCGCGGCGTTGCTGGACACCCTCGACGCGGTGGCCGCCGCCGCGGTGGCCGCGCGGGTGGTGGCGTTGACCGGCGACCTGGACGCGGCCGTGGATGCGGTGCAGATTCGACAGCGGCTCGAATCGTTCACGGTGATCGAGCAACGCGGTGGCGACTTCGCCGACCGGCTCGCCAATGCGCACGCCGACGCGGGCTCGGGCGGTGGGGACCTTCCGGTGTTGCAGATCGGCATGGATACCCCCCAGGTGACCGCCGAGCTCTTGACGGACTGCGCGCGCCGGCTGCTGCGGACGCCGGCCGTGCTCGGACCGGCCGACGACGGCGGCTGGTGGGTGCTCGGGGTGCAGAGCCCGGCGATGGCCGAATGCCTGCGAACCGTGCCGATGTCTCAGCCCGACACCGGCGAGCTCACCCGTAAGGCATTGCGCGACAACGGCATTACCGTTACATCGGTGGACCGGCTGAGCGATTTCGATGTCGTCGACGATATCGCCGCGGTACGGGCGGTCTGCGCGCCCGTCAGCCGCTTTGCCCGGGTCACCCGCGCGGCGGGACTCTAG
- a CDS encoding glycosyltransferase family 2 protein → MPDDLVTVVLPCLNEEESLPAVLAAIPVDYRALVVDNNSTDDTAGVAARYGARVVAEPRPGYGSAVHAGVVAATTPIVAVIDADGSMNAGDLPRLVAALERGADMAIGRRRPVAGLHWPWVARVGTVVMSWRLRTRHGLPVHDIAPMRVARRDALLGLGVVDRRSGYPLELLVRAAAAGWRVVELDVSYGPRTGGKSKVSGSLRGSITAILDFWKVIS, encoded by the coding sequence ATGCCCGACGATCTGGTCACCGTGGTGTTGCCGTGTCTGAACGAGGAAGAGTCGCTGCCGGCGGTGCTGGCGGCCATTCCGGTCGACTATCGAGCGCTGGTGGTGGACAACAACAGCACCGATGACACCGCCGGTGTCGCGGCCCGGTACGGCGCTCGGGTGGTCGCCGAACCGCGGCCCGGATACGGGTCGGCGGTACACGCGGGTGTGGTCGCCGCGACGACTCCGATCGTCGCGGTCATCGACGCCGACGGTTCGATGAATGCCGGCGACTTGCCTCGGCTGGTCGCTGCGCTCGAGCGCGGTGCCGACATGGCGATCGGCCGGCGCCGTCCCGTGGCCGGGCTGCATTGGCCGTGGGTCGCGCGGGTGGGCACCGTGGTGATGAGCTGGCGGCTGCGCACCCGCCACGGCCTGCCGGTCCATGACATCGCGCCGATGCGGGTCGCCCGCCGGGACGCACTGCTGGGCCTCGGCGTCGTCGATCGCCGGTCCGGGTATCCGCTGGAGCTGCTGGTGCGCGCCGCGGCTGCCGGGTGGCGGGTGGTCGAGCTCGACGTCAGCTACGGCCCTCGCACCGGCGGCAAGTCGAAGGTCAGCGGCTCGTTGCGGGGCAGCATTACCGCGATCCTGGACTTCTGGAAAGTAATCTCATGA
- a CDS encoding DUF7937 domain-containing protein — MCAVSNRPRYPGGTVSQSSDEAPTGPIRGVPAQQTAAGPPVAGAPARQRNIVADLTAAVLLLAAPLLPWNLYFGIAIPDSSTTVFVVLIAVTLLSLIAIALPGSGPTVSRTRLALNVPYLLLVLAFVGFDAFETVRFGGTVTVPGGVGPGAWLGVAGALLSAQSAGRVAAADDDASDGRRRSAQIIGCVAMVAATLSFGFTLYWRVKYALGDAGDFGKQNVAVIATATVYGLVALIAVLVASRWLVSGTRAGRLATIALGASTLVAGTAIWLLPVGRDIDAFHGIAQNTSTAGVGFEGYLAWAAAGAIFVPRTLFGRARTVSSEESAWRAAARTGLLLIVVWCLGSVAMRITDLAVAVSLNYPYSRYDSVVLAAFDVATAALAIWLRISLADASASARLITSLCGLVATLSISRVIVGVVLAPRFQEAPNAVQNPVYGNNLAQQITSTFDVALSVLALCILVAAIITGHFNRLRRRRRAARRRAVAQNAEAPTTVIPTGAPLPSAEATAVIHTGESPTTAIPQLAGSPRIFRGPPNQDSATRQIPIAKPQIYRPPS; from the coding sequence ATGTGCGCCGTCAGTAACCGTCCTCGATACCCGGGGGGAACCGTGAGCCAGAGCAGCGACGAGGCGCCTACCGGCCCCATCAGGGGCGTGCCGGCGCAGCAGACCGCTGCGGGGCCGCCCGTTGCCGGGGCGCCGGCCCGGCAACGCAACATCGTGGCCGACCTGACCGCCGCCGTCCTGCTGCTCGCCGCGCCGCTGCTGCCGTGGAACCTGTACTTCGGGATCGCGATCCCCGATAGCAGCACGACGGTGTTCGTGGTGCTGATCGCGGTGACGCTGCTTTCCCTGATCGCGATCGCTTTGCCGGGTTCGGGGCCGACGGTCAGCCGGACTCGGCTGGCGCTGAACGTTCCCTATTTGCTGCTGGTGCTCGCGTTCGTCGGGTTCGACGCGTTCGAAACGGTCCGCTTCGGCGGGACCGTGACGGTGCCCGGCGGTGTCGGACCCGGAGCCTGGCTGGGAGTCGCCGGCGCGTTGCTGAGCGCGCAGTCGGCCGGGCGCGTCGCCGCGGCCGACGACGACGCGTCGGACGGGCGGCGCCGGTCCGCCCAGATCATCGGATGCGTCGCGATGGTGGCCGCCACCCTGAGTTTCGGCTTCACCTTGTACTGGCGGGTGAAGTACGCGCTCGGCGACGCGGGTGACTTCGGCAAGCAGAACGTCGCGGTCATCGCGACGGCGACGGTGTACGGCCTGGTCGCGTTGATCGCCGTGCTCGTCGCCTCGAGGTGGCTAGTCAGTGGCACTAGGGCAGGTCGGCTGGCGACGATCGCGCTCGGCGCCTCAACGCTGGTCGCCGGGACCGCCATCTGGTTGCTACCGGTCGGCCGCGACATCGACGCGTTCCACGGGATCGCGCAGAACACGTCGACGGCCGGCGTCGGGTTCGAGGGTTATCTGGCATGGGCAGCGGCCGGGGCGATCTTCGTGCCGCGCACGCTGTTTGGCCGCGCCCGCACCGTGTCGTCGGAGGAGAGTGCCTGGCGCGCGGCGGCCCGAACCGGCCTGCTGCTCATCGTCGTGTGGTGCCTGGGATCGGTGGCGATGCGGATCACCGACCTGGCCGTCGCGGTCAGCCTGAACTACCCGTACTCGCGCTACGACAGCGTAGTGCTGGCCGCGTTCGACGTGGCGACCGCGGCGCTGGCGATCTGGCTGCGGATCAGCCTCGCCGACGCGTCCGCCTCTGCCCGGCTGATCACCTCGCTGTGCGGACTTGTTGCCACGCTGAGCATTTCGCGGGTCATCGTCGGCGTCGTGCTGGCGCCGCGCTTCCAGGAAGCGCCCAATGCGGTGCAAAACCCGGTCTACGGAAACAATCTCGCCCAGCAGATCACCAGCACCTTCGACGTGGCGCTGTCCGTGCTGGCCCTGTGCATCCTGGTGGCGGCGATCATCACCGGACACTTCAACCGGTTACGGCGCCGCCGCCGCGCCGCTCGCAGGCGTGCCGTCGCGCAGAACGCCGAGGCGCCGACGACCGTCATCCCGACCGGTGCTCCCCTGCCCTCGGCCGAGGCCACCGCGGTGATCCACACCGGCGAATCCCCCACCACCGCAATACCGCAACTGGCCGGCTCGCCGCGAATCTTCCGCGGCCCGCCGAACCAAGACTCGGCCACGCGCCAGATCCCGATCGCCAAGCCGCAGATCTACCGGCCGCCGTCGTAG
- a CDS encoding NAD-dependent epimerase/dehydratase family protein translates to MRVLLTGAAGFIGTRVDAALRAAGHEVVGVDMLLPAAHGPNSLLPNGCHRVDIRDAEALAPLLAGVDLVCHQAAMVGAGVDAADAPAYGGHNDYGTTVLLAQMFAAGVRRLVLASSMVVYGQGRYHCPQHGAVDPLPRRRADLDAGAFEHRCPLGGEELAWRLVDEDAALRPRSLYAASKTAQEHYALAWSESTGGAVVALRYHNVYGPGMPRDTPYSGVAAIFRSALEKGELPRVFEDGGQMRDFVHVDDVAAANVAATAERDGFTAVNVCSGRPISILQVATAICAARNEAVSPVITGQYRSGDVRHIVADPSRAAQALGFRAAIDPLEGLREFAFAPLR, encoded by the coding sequence GTGAGAGTGTTGCTGACCGGCGCCGCCGGTTTCATCGGGACGCGGGTGGACGCGGCGCTGCGCGCGGCCGGCCACGAGGTGGTGGGCGTCGACATGCTGCTGCCTGCCGCGCACGGCCCAAACTCGTTGCTGCCGAACGGATGTCACCGGGTCGACATCCGGGACGCCGAGGCGCTGGCCCCGCTGTTGGCTGGGGTGGATCTGGTGTGCCATCAGGCCGCGATGGTCGGTGCCGGCGTCGACGCGGCCGACGCCCCGGCCTACGGCGGCCACAACGACTACGGCACCACCGTGCTGCTGGCCCAGATGTTCGCCGCCGGGGTGCGCCGCCTGGTGCTGGCGTCGTCGATGGTGGTGTACGGACAGGGTCGCTATCACTGCCCCCAACACGGGGCCGTCGACCCGCTGCCGCGCCGGCGCGCCGACCTCGACGCCGGGGCCTTCGAGCATCGCTGCCCGCTCGGCGGCGAGGAACTGGCCTGGCGGCTGGTCGACGAGGATGCCGCGCTACGGCCGCGCAGCCTGTACGCCGCCAGCAAGACTGCCCAGGAGCACTACGCGCTGGCGTGGTCGGAGTCGACGGGAGGCGCGGTGGTGGCGTTGCGCTATCACAACGTCTATGGCCCCGGCATGCCGCGCGATACCCCGTACTCGGGAGTGGCGGCGATCTTTCGTTCTGCGCTGGAAAAGGGCGAGCTGCCAAGGGTTTTCGAAGACGGCGGCCAGATGCGTGACTTCGTCCATGTCGACGACGTGGCCGCCGCCAACGTGGCCGCCACCGCCGAACGCGACGGCTTCACCGCGGTCAACGTCTGCTCGGGGCGGCCGATCTCGATCCTTCAGGTGGCCACCGCGATCTGCGCGGCGCGCAATGAGGCGGTATCGCCGGTGATCACCGGGCAGTACCGCAGTGGCGACGTGCGCCACATCGTCGCCGACCCCTCGCGCGCGGCGCAGGCGCTGGGTTTCCGCGCGGCAATCGATCCGCTGGAGGGTTTGCGCGAGTTCGCGTTTGCGCCGCTGCGCTGA
- a CDS encoding S-methyl-5'-thioadenosine phosphorylase, translating into MLGVIGGSGFYTFFDSDVRHVHPDTPYGRPSAPLTVGTVGEHEVAFLPRHGARHEYSAHTVPYRANMWALRALGVRQVLAPCAVGSLNPAYGPGSIVVPDQLVDRTNSRADTYFDSGAIHVDFADPYCPTLREAASGLPDVVDGGTMVVIQGPRFSTRAESRWFASAGFTLVNMTGYPEAVLARELEICYAAIALVTDLDAGISHGEGVKTVDVMVEFEKNIEPFKTLVRDAIGRVAVQRDCTHCLSHTGVTLPFELP; encoded by the coding sequence ATGCTCGGAGTGATCGGCGGCAGCGGGTTCTACACGTTCTTCGACTCCGATGTTCGCCACGTCCACCCCGACACGCCGTACGGCCGGCCCAGCGCGCCGCTGACGGTGGGCACCGTCGGCGAACATGAGGTCGCCTTCCTGCCCCGCCACGGCGCCAGGCACGAGTATTCGGCGCACACCGTGCCGTACCGCGCCAACATGTGGGCCCTGCGCGCGCTGGGGGTGCGGCAGGTGCTCGCGCCGTGCGCGGTGGGCAGCCTGAACCCCGCCTACGGTCCGGGCTCGATCGTGGTGCCCGATCAGCTGGTGGATCGCACGAACAGCCGCGCCGACACCTACTTCGACTCCGGCGCGATTCACGTCGACTTCGCCGACCCGTATTGCCCAACTCTGCGGGAGGCGGCCTCCGGCCTGCCCGACGTGGTCGACGGCGGCACCATGGTGGTGATCCAAGGTCCGCGGTTTTCCACCCGCGCCGAGAGTCGGTGGTTCGCCTCGGCGGGCTTCACGCTGGTCAACATGACCGGATACCCGGAGGCTGTGCTCGCTCGTGAGCTCGAAATATGTTATGCGGCAATCGCTTTAGTCACTGATCTGGACGCCGGTATCAGCCATGGTGAGGGCGTGAAGACGGTGGACGTCATGGTCGAATTCGAAAAGAACATCGAGCCGTTCAAGACGCTGGTGCGCGACGCGATCGGCCGGGTGGCTGTCCAGCGCGACTGCACGCACTGCCTGTCGCACACCGGCGTCACCCTACCGTTCGAGTTGCCGTGA
- a CDS encoding 1,4-dihydroxy-2-naphthoate polyprenyltransferase — MASFAQWISGARPRTLPNAIAPVVAGTGAAAWLQSAVWWKALLALAVAVALTIGVNYANDYSDGIRGTDDVRTGPARLVGSRLAAPRAVLTAALASLAVGAAAGLALALLSAPWLIAVGVVCIAGAWLYTGGSRPYGYAGFGEIAVFVFFGLVAVLGTQYTQALRVDWVGLVLAVATGALSSSVLVANNLRDIPTDAQAQKITLAVRLGDARTRVFYQGLLATAGLLTLVLMLATPWCAVGLVATPLALRAAGPVRSGRGGPELIPVLRDTGLTMLVWAVTVAAALALAH, encoded by the coding sequence GTGGCCAGTTTTGCGCAGTGGATCTCGGGGGCTCGACCGCGGACGCTGCCCAACGCGATCGCGCCCGTCGTCGCGGGCACCGGCGCCGCGGCTTGGCTGCAGTCCGCGGTGTGGTGGAAAGCGCTGCTGGCGCTGGCCGTCGCGGTCGCGCTGACCATCGGCGTCAACTACGCCAACGACTACTCCGACGGCATCCGGGGCACCGACGACGTCCGGACCGGTCCGGCGCGGCTGGTGGGCTCGCGACTGGCGGCGCCGCGCGCGGTGCTGACCGCCGCACTGGCGTCGCTCGCGGTAGGCGCGGCGGCCGGCCTGGCGCTGGCGCTACTGTCCGCGCCGTGGCTGATCGCGGTCGGCGTCGTGTGCATCGCCGGAGCTTGGCTCTACACCGGCGGCTCGCGGCCCTACGGGTACGCGGGTTTCGGCGAGATCGCGGTGTTCGTGTTCTTCGGCCTGGTCGCCGTGCTGGGCACGCAGTACACCCAGGCGCTGCGGGTGGACTGGGTCGGACTGGTGCTGGCGGTGGCGACGGGCGCGCTGTCGTCGTCGGTACTGGTGGCCAACAACCTGCGGGATATCCCGACCGACGCGCAGGCGCAGAAGATCACCCTGGCGGTGCGCCTCGGCGATGCCCGCACCCGGGTGTTCTACCAGGGGCTGTTGGCGACCGCCGGGCTGCTGACCCTGGTGCTGATGCTGGCCACGCCGTGGTGCGCGGTGGGGCTGGTCGCCACCCCGCTGGCGCTGCGCGCCGCCGGCCCGGTGCGCTCCGGGCGCGGCGGCCCCGAGCTGATCCCGGTGCTGCGCGATACCGGGCTGACGATGCTGGTCTGGGCGGTCACGGTGGCCGCGGCGCTGGCGCTGGCCCACTGA
- the fabH gene encoding beta-ketoacyl-ACP synthase III, giving the protein MQQIAATSGPRNIGLLSVGSYRPERVVTNDELCQNIDSTDEWIYSRTGIKTRRFAADDESVTSMSVEASREAIAKAGLQTTDIDGVIVATSNQFLQTPASAPAVASALGATGVPAFDISAGCAGFGYAVGVAADMIRGGSVAKMLVVGSEKLSPTVDMLDRSNCFIFADGAAAVVVGETPDQGIGPTVWGSDGEQAMAIRQDIDWITYTENPTGPRPFLRLEGSAVFRWAAFEMGKVGRQAMDAAGVRSDQIDVFIPHQANARINEVLAKNLDLRPDAIVANDIEHTGNTSAASIPLAMAELLATGASKPGDLALLIGYGAGLSYAAQVVRMPNY; this is encoded by the coding sequence ATGCAGCAGATCGCCGCGACCAGTGGGCCCAGGAACATCGGACTGCTCAGCGTCGGGTCCTACCGCCCCGAACGCGTGGTCACCAACGACGAGCTGTGTCAGAACATCGACTCGACCGACGAGTGGATCTACTCGCGCACCGGCATCAAGACACGCCGATTCGCCGCCGACGACGAATCCGTCACCTCCATGAGCGTCGAGGCCAGCCGGGAAGCCATCGCCAAAGCCGGACTACAGACGACCGACATCGACGGTGTCATCGTCGCCACCAGCAACCAGTTCTTGCAGACCCCGGCCAGCGCCCCGGCGGTCGCTTCGGCGTTGGGCGCAACGGGTGTGCCCGCATTCGACATCTCGGCCGGATGCGCCGGCTTCGGCTACGCGGTCGGTGTCGCGGCGGACATGATCCGCGGCGGCAGCGTCGCCAAGATGCTGGTCGTCGGTTCGGAGAAACTATCCCCCACCGTGGACATGCTCGACCGCAGCAACTGCTTCATCTTCGCCGACGGCGCCGCCGCCGTCGTGGTGGGCGAGACGCCCGATCAGGGCATCGGGCCGACCGTCTGGGGCAGCGACGGCGAGCAAGCCATGGCCATCCGTCAGGACATCGACTGGATCACCTACACCGAGAACCCGACCGGCCCGCGCCCGTTTCTTCGGCTGGAAGGCAGCGCGGTCTTCCGTTGGGCCGCATTCGAAATGGGCAAGGTCGGGCGGCAGGCGATGGACGCCGCGGGGGTGCGATCCGATCAGATCGACGTGTTCATCCCGCATCAGGCCAACGCCCGGATCAACGAGGTACTGGCCAAGAATCTGGACCTTCGGCCGGACGCGATCGTGGCCAATGACATCGAGCACACCGGCAACACGTCCGCCGCGTCGATTCCGCTGGCGATGGCAGAGCTGCTTGCTACCGGGGCTTCCAAGCCCGGCGATCTGGCGCTGCTGATCGGGTACGGCGCGGGCCTGAGCTACGCCGCCCAGGTCGTGCGGATGCCCAACTACTGA
- a CDS encoding DUF4229 domain-containing protein, giving the protein MSEGPSDNSTGDNPADGAQQRTRDRVVVDVLLYAVARLLLAVVLTGVIYLAAHALGIKQFPVVVAALFALIIAMPLGIWVFAPLRRRATAALAVSGERRRAERDQLRARLRGEASDEPDGQ; this is encoded by the coding sequence GTGTCAGAAGGGCCGAGCGACAACAGCACTGGGGACAATCCGGCGGACGGCGCGCAGCAGCGCACTCGAGATCGCGTGGTTGTCGACGTTTTGCTCTACGCGGTGGCGCGGCTGCTGCTGGCGGTCGTGCTCACCGGAGTGATCTATCTCGCGGCGCACGCGCTCGGTATCAAACAGTTCCCGGTCGTCGTCGCGGCGTTGTTCGCGTTGATCATCGCGATGCCGTTGGGCATCTGGGTGTTCGCCCCGCTGCGCCGGCGCGCCACGGCCGCGCTCGCCGTTTCCGGTGAACGCCGACGCGCCGAACGCGACCAGCTGCGGGCCCGGCTGCGTGGTGAGGCGAGCGACGAACCCGACGGTCAGTAG
- a CDS encoding MinD/ParA family ATP-binding protein, whose product MHVTEQSTSGVGAPEHPTADLAEQEQQSAVETPADPNAEAPTRAFAGFRERRAPATERREAPPAPPPPGMPRCDSTPVTGIPRVDPTAYGAYYTGQAEAPAEVPAPYRPEHLPHTPYPELSTGMLLRPIKPPPSEGWRRLVYVLSGQLINLGESRRAARQNNLVAQVNRPLRGSYRVAVISLKGGVGKTTIAATLGATFAQIRGDRVVAVDANPDRGTLCQKVPLETAGTVRQLLQDAGTVDRYSDVRRYTSRGPSGLEVLASESDPAVSKAFDADDYTRTLGILERYYGLVITDCGPGLLHSAMSSVLENANLLIVVSSGSIDGARSASATLDWLDAHGHEALVRNSIAVINAVRPRTGKVDMNKVIEHFSRRCRAVRLVPYDAHLDEGAEIHLDQMRRETREALTSLAAVVAEGFPGDQPNLGLG is encoded by the coding sequence ATGCACGTGACTGAGCAGTCAACGAGTGGCGTGGGGGCGCCCGAACATCCGACGGCTGACTTGGCCGAACAGGAGCAGCAATCCGCTGTCGAGACGCCCGCGGATCCCAACGCCGAGGCACCGACTCGGGCCTTCGCCGGCTTCCGCGAGCGTCGGGCTCCCGCCACCGAGCGCCGGGAAGCACCGCCCGCCCCACCGCCGCCCGGGATGCCGCGCTGCGATTCCACCCCGGTGACCGGGATCCCGCGGGTCGACCCGACCGCCTACGGCGCCTATTACACCGGGCAGGCCGAGGCGCCCGCCGAAGTTCCGGCGCCGTACCGTCCCGAGCACTTGCCGCACACGCCGTATCCGGAACTGTCCACCGGCATGCTGCTGCGCCCGATCAAGCCGCCGCCGTCGGAGGGCTGGCGCCGCCTGGTCTACGTGCTGTCCGGCCAGCTGATCAACCTGGGGGAGAGTCGGCGGGCAGCCCGGCAGAACAACTTGGTGGCGCAGGTCAACCGGCCGTTGCGCGGCTCCTATCGGGTCGCGGTGATCTCGCTGAAGGGCGGCGTCGGCAAAACCACGATCGCTGCCACGCTGGGTGCGACCTTCGCCCAGATTCGCGGCGACCGGGTGGTGGCCGTCGACGCCAACCCCGACCGCGGCACGCTGTGCCAAAAGGTCCCGCTGGAGACCGCGGGCACGGTGCGTCAGCTGCTGCAGGATGCCGGGACCGTGGATCGCTACAGCGACGTCCGCCGTTACACCTCGCGGGGCCCGAGCGGGCTGGAAGTGCTGGCGTCGGAAAGCGATCCGGCGGTGTCGAAGGCATTCGACGCCGACGACTACACCCGCACCCTGGGAATCCTGGAGCGCTACTACGGCCTGGTGATCACCGACTGCGGGCCCGGCCTGCTGCACTCGGCGATGTCGTCGGTGCTGGAGAACGCCAACCTTCTGATCGTGGTGAGTTCTGGTTCCATCGACGGGGCGCGCAGCGCGTCGGCGACGCTGGACTGGCTGGACGCCCACGGCCACGAAGCGCTGGTTCGCAATTCGATCGCGGTCATCAACGCGGTGCGCCCGCGGACCGGCAAGGTCGACATGAACAAGGTGATTGAGCACTTCTCCCGGCGCTGCCGCGCGGTGCGTTTGGTGCCTTACGACGCTCACCTTGACGAGGGCGCCGAGATCCATCTCGATCAGATGCGGCGCGAGACGCGCGAAGCGCTCACCAGCCTGGCTGCCGTTGTCGCCGAAGGGTTTCCGGGAGATCAGCCCAACCTGGGCCTGGGTTAA
- the ccsB gene encoding c-type cytochrome biogenesis protein CcsB encodes MNTLHVNIGLARYSDWAFTSAVLALVVALLLLALELAYVGSRRADSRERVLAGAVAADSSTPGIVENADRRPFDERAGRAGLAVVYLGIALLLACLVLRGLATMRVPWGNMYEFINLTCLCGLIAGAIVLRRPQFRPLWVFLLLPVLILLTVSGRWLYINAAPVMPALQSYWLPIHVSVVSLGSGVFLVAGIASILFLLRTSRYGSPDAEQRAGGALQRIVRRLPDAQTLDRIAYRTTIFAFPVFGFGVIFGAIWAEEAWGRYWGWDPKETVSFVAWVIYAAYLHARSTAGWRDRKAAWVNVAGFVAMIFNLFFVNLVTVGLHSYAGVG; translated from the coding sequence ATGAACACCCTGCACGTCAATATCGGCCTGGCGCGCTATTCCGACTGGGCGTTCACCTCGGCGGTGTTGGCCCTGGTGGTCGCGCTGCTGCTGCTGGCCCTCGAGCTCGCCTACGTCGGCAGCCGGCGCGCCGACAGCCGCGAGCGGGTGTTGGCCGGTGCCGTGGCCGCCGATAGCTCCACTCCCGGCATCGTCGAGAATGCCGACCGGCGGCCGTTCGACGAACGCGCCGGGCGCGCCGGCCTCGCGGTGGTCTACCTCGGCATCGCCCTGCTGCTGGCCTGCCTGGTGCTGCGCGGCCTGGCCACCATGCGGGTGCCATGGGGCAACATGTACGAGTTCATCAACCTCACCTGCCTGTGCGGGCTGATCGCCGGCGCGATCGTGCTGCGCCGCCCGCAATTCCGCCCACTCTGGGTGTTCCTGCTGCTGCCGGTGCTGATCCTGCTCACGGTGTCCGGCCGCTGGCTCTACATCAATGCCGCCCCCGTGATGCCGGCCTTGCAGTCCTACTGGCTGCCCATTCACGTGTCCGTGGTCAGCCTGGGCTCGGGGGTGTTCCTGGTCGCCGGCATCGCCAGCATCCTGTTCTTGCTGCGCACCTCGCGATACGGGAGTCCCGACGCCGAGCAGCGCGCTGGGGGCGCGCTGCAACGGATCGTGCGTCGGCTGCCCGACGCGCAGACCCTGGACCGCATCGCCTACCGAACCACGATCTTCGCGTTCCCGGTATTCGGTTTCGGGGTCATCTTCGGAGCGATCTGGGCCGAGGAAGCCTGGGGCCGGTATTGGGGCTGGGATCCCAAGGAGACGGTGTCGTTCGTCGCGTGGGTGATCTACGCGGCCTACCTGCATGCCAGGTCAACCGCGGGATGGCGGGACAGGAAAGCCGCCTGGGTCAACGTCGCCGGGTTCGTGGCCATGATCTTCAATTTGTTCTTCGTTAACCTGGTGACCGTAGGCCTGCATTCGTATGCCGGCGTGGGCTGA